CAGGGAATAAACCCGCATAAACTTGTGGTTTTACTTTTTGAAAACCTGGTAAAACATTGGCGGCAGCATTATGCTGATGAGTGATGGTATCCCCAACTGGTGCACCTAAGATGTCTTTGATACCACAAACAACCCAGCCCACTTCGCCACAATGTAATACATCTGTATCGGTTTGTTTTGGCGTGAAAATCCCTAAACGATCAATATTATAATTGATACCGGTACTCATCATTTTGATTTTATCATTTTTACGTAACGTACCATTTTTAATACGCACCAATGACACAATGCCTAAATAATTATCAAACCAAGAGTCAATAATTAAGGCTTGTAATTTTTCATTAGGATCGCCTTCTGGTGTTGGCATTTTAGTGACAATTTCTTCTAAAACATCTTCAATTCCCACGCCTGTTTTTGCTGAACAGCGAACAGCCTCAATCGCCTCAATACCAACAATGTCTTCAATTTCTTCTGCGACACGTTCTGGCTCAGCTGCTGGTAAGTCAATTTTATTTAAAATCGGCACAACTTCCAAATCCATACCCAAAGCGGTATAACAGTTTGCGAGGGTTTGAGCTTCAACGCCTTGTCCTGCATCAACAACTAATAATGCACCTTCACAAGCCGCAAGAGAACGTGATACTTCATAAGAGAAATCCACGTGTCCCGGTGTATCGATAAAGTTTAATTGGTAAGTTTCACCGTCTTTAGCTTTGTAATTTAAGGTGACACTTTGTGCTTTAATTGTAATGCCTCGCTCACGTTCTAGCTCCATCGAATCTAAAACTTGCTCAGCCATTTCACGATCTGTTAAACCACCACAGGTTTGAATTAGACGATCAGAAAGGGTTGATTTTCCGTGATCGATATGTGCGATGATTGAAAAGTTACGAATATTTTTCATTTCCATTTTATATGTCCATTTTCTATTTTTTATAAGGAATGCTATTTTTAAGAAATATTTTCCTGTAATTAGTTTGTAAATGTATAACCGATGAATTTTACCTGAAATTAACAAAAATTGAAAAGAAAAGCGGTCGGATTTAGATCAAAATTTGCAAAAAAGTAAAAATAGAAATAAAAATAGTGAAAAAGGATTATTTAAAGAATGAAATAATCGTGTCTAGGTTAGGAAGTAGTCCCATTAGAGCAATCATTGTACCGATAATCCAATACATATTATGTTTGCTTTCTGTACGAAATTCACGTAACTCGGAGCGTACATCTTTTATTTCATTGTGTAATTCTGATTTAACGCTCTGAATGTCATTTTTGAGTTCAGTTCGAACATCTTGAATATCATTTTTAAGTTCAGTTCGGGTTTCTTGCAACTCAGTTCTAACATTTTGAATTTCACTTCGCAATTCAATTCGAGAATCCTTTACTTCCTTTTGTAATCCATTACGTGTAGTGAGTAGCTCTTCTCTTGTATCACGAAGTTCTTCACGGGTAGCAGAATGCTGAGCAATATCAATGATTACTTTGAGTAGATCTTTTGATGTGAGGTGATCCTGTTCGTTGTAATTTTGTTTATCCATAGTATTGCTCCTTTTTGATTATTATATAGTCTATCTGCAATTTTTCAATAAGGGAATTATAGGTATCCTATTGGTTTTTTTATACATCAAAATATTTATTTTGCGATTTAGATCGCAAAATGTGTAAAAATCTTAAAAAATATGACCGCTTGTGAAGAGTTTAATCAAGGTCAAT
This DNA window, taken from Phocoenobacter uteri, encodes the following:
- the lepA gene encoding translation elongation factor 4, translating into MKNIRNFSIIAHIDHGKSTLSDRLIQTCGGLTDREMAEQVLDSMELERERGITIKAQSVTLNYKAKDGETYQLNFIDTPGHVDFSYEVSRSLAACEGALLVVDAGQGVEAQTLANCYTALGMDLEVVPILNKIDLPAAEPERVAEEIEDIVGIEAIEAVRCSAKTGVGIEDVLEEIVTKMPTPEGDPNEKLQALIIDSWFDNYLGIVSLVRIKNGTLRKNDKIKMMSTGINYNIDRLGIFTPKQTDTDVLHCGEVGWVVCGIKDILGAPVGDTITHQHNAAANVLPGFQKVKPQVYAGLFPVSSDDYESFRDALGKLSLNDASLFYEPETSSALGFGFRCGFLGLLHMEIIQERLEREYDLDLITTAPTVVYEVALNNGGVEYVDSPAKLPPLNNIAEIREPIAECNILVPQEYLGNVITLCIEKRGVQTNMVYHGNQVALTYEIPMGEVVLDFFDKIKSTSRGYASLDYNFKKFQVDDMVRVDVMINGERVDALALIIHRSNAAFRGRELVQKMKELIPRQQFDIAIQAAIGNQIIARSTVKQLRKNVLAKCYGGDVSRKKKLLQKQKEGKKRMKSVGNVELPQEAFLAILHVGKD